From a single Nothobranchius furzeri strain GRZ-AD chromosome 9, NfurGRZ-RIMD1, whole genome shotgun sequence genomic region:
- the thap11 gene encoding THAP domain-containing protein 11 gives MPGFTCCVPGCYNNSHRDKELRFYTFPKDNALRELWLRNISRAGVSGCFSTFQPTTGHRVCSVHFAGGRKTYSVRVPSLFPLRGVNERRSRRGRGRKVSAAIPIPATSILGSTAVGADGNAGGEAGHESITVVHIGQNGEYLGTARLPAPTVGACFPESDDGIEQIIVGESSVETGAAVLQLPVQYVSVTCSPLDHSYSLTTGTTSAELLRKLNEQRDIIALMEVKMKEMKATIRQLRVSEAKLQEEVRERDRLLLCGHTAACARNKKKV, from the coding sequence ATGCCCGGGTTCACGTGCTGTGTTCCTGGCTGCTACAACAACTCCCACCGGGATAAGGAGCTTCGCTTCTATACGTTTCCTAAGGACAACGCACTGAGGGAGCTGTGGCTGAGGAACATCTCCCGTGCCGGGGTCAGCGGTTGCTTCAGCACCTTTCAGCCCACAACGGGACACCGAGTCTGTAGTGTGCACTTCGCCGGCGGGAGAAAGACCTACAGCGTGCGAGTGCCATCCCTTTTCCCGCTGCGAGGCGTGAATGAGCGCAGGAGCCGGCGGGGCAGAGGGAGGAAAGTGTCCGCAGCGATCCCTATACCCGCTACGAGTATCCTGGGGAGCACCGCAGTGGGAGCCGATGGCAACGCCGGCGGCGAGGCGGGCCACGAAAGCATCACTGTGGTCCACATAGGCCAAAACGGGGAGTACCTGGGCACAGCGCGGCTACCCGCCCCGACTGTGGGAGCTTGTTTCCCCGAATCGGACGATGGTATCGAACAAATCATAGTCGGTGAGTCTTCAGTCGAAACTGGGGCCGCCGTGCTCCAGCTGCCCGTCCAGTACGTCAGCGTGACCTGCAGCCCGCTGGACCACTCGTACTCTCTGACCACCGGCACCACGTCGGCTGAGCTGCTACGGAAACTGAACGAGCAGCGAGACATCATCGCTCTCATGGAGGTGAAAATGAAGGAGATGAAGGCGACCATCCGCCAGCTGCGGGTGTCCGAGGCCAAGCTCCAGGAGGAGGTGCGGGAACGGGACCGGCTGCTGCTGTGCGGCCATACGGCGGCCTGTGCAAGGAACAAGAAGAAAGTCTGA
- the dkk3a gene encoding dickkopf-related protein 3a isoform X1 produces MMRSSLLVLVLTAVCDGILPEIAYSGINHIVEGPSELDRVFVEQLPEDPHPKPEDAFPQENKSVSFHHNDLPQSHQNETTSDKVTNDEFVHTSAEQETNIISSAVPDNDLENHIDHGCITDDECGGGRFCLHHTHSSKCQPCKETDSSCTKDVECCHQQLCVWGQCSQNATKGEAGSTCEQQTDCDLDLCCVFHKALLFPVCSAKPIERERCFGASNHLMELLSRDTQDGGPRKHCPCAGDLQCQHLGRGSMCLKGDESSEEDMTDSLYSEIDYVL; encoded by the exons atgatGCGATCATCTCTGCTGGTTTTGGTTCTGACAGCAGTATGCGACGGAATCCTCCCCGAGATAGCCTACTCAGGCATCAATCACATCGTGGAAGGACCGTCCGAGCTGGACCGCGTATTTGTGGAGCAGCTGCCGGAGGACCCACATCCAAAGCCCGAGGATGCATTTCCCCAA GAAAACAAAAGTGTCAGCTTTCATCATAATGACCTTCCTCAGAGCCATCAGAATGAAACCACTTCTGATAAGGTGACTAATGATGAATTTGTTCACACCTCAGCAGAGCAG GAGACCAACATCATCTCTTCAGCCGTCCCAGACAACGACCTGGAGAATCACATTGATCAT GGATGCATCACGGATGATGAGTGTGGAGGAGGAAGGTTCTGCCTCCATCACACCCATAGTTCCAAGTGTCAGCCATGCAAAGAAACTGATTCA TCCTGCACTAAAGATGTGGAGTGCTGCCaccagcagctgtgtgtgtggggTCAATGCAGTCAAAATGCAACAAAAGGTGAAGCCGGCAGCACCTGTGAGCAGCAGACGGACTGCGACCTCGACCTCTGCTGTGTTTTCCATAAGG ccctACTCTTCCCAGTTTGTTCAGCCAAGCCCATTGAACGCGAGCGCTGCTTTGGTGCCTCAAACCACCTGATGGAGCTGTTATCCAGGGACACACAAGACGGGGGGCCAAGGAAGCACTGCCCCTGTGCAGGAGATCTTCAGTGCCAGCACCTGGG GCGGGGGTCCATGTGTCTTAAAGGGGACGAATCGAGTGAAGAGGACATGACGGACTCGCTGTACTCAGAGATAGACTACGTACTGTAG
- the dkk3a gene encoding dickkopf-related protein 3a isoform X2: MMRSSLLVLVLTAVCDGILPEIAYSGINHIVEGPSELDRVFVEQLPEDPHPKPEDAFPQENKSVSFHHNDLPQSHQNETTSDKETNIISSAVPDNDLENHIDHGCITDDECGGGRFCLHHTHSSKCQPCKETDSSCTKDVECCHQQLCVWGQCSQNATKGEAGSTCEQQTDCDLDLCCVFHKALLFPVCSAKPIERERCFGASNHLMELLSRDTQDGGPRKHCPCAGDLQCQHLGRGSMCLKGDESSEEDMTDSLYSEIDYVL, translated from the exons atgatGCGATCATCTCTGCTGGTTTTGGTTCTGACAGCAGTATGCGACGGAATCCTCCCCGAGATAGCCTACTCAGGCATCAATCACATCGTGGAAGGACCGTCCGAGCTGGACCGCGTATTTGTGGAGCAGCTGCCGGAGGACCCACATCCAAAGCCCGAGGATGCATTTCCCCAA GAAAACAAAAGTGTCAGCTTTCATCATAATGACCTTCCTCAGAGCCATCAGAATGAAACCACTTCTGATAAG GAGACCAACATCATCTCTTCAGCCGTCCCAGACAACGACCTGGAGAATCACATTGATCAT GGATGCATCACGGATGATGAGTGTGGAGGAGGAAGGTTCTGCCTCCATCACACCCATAGTTCCAAGTGTCAGCCATGCAAAGAAACTGATTCA TCCTGCACTAAAGATGTGGAGTGCTGCCaccagcagctgtgtgtgtggggTCAATGCAGTCAAAATGCAACAAAAGGTGAAGCCGGCAGCACCTGTGAGCAGCAGACGGACTGCGACCTCGACCTCTGCTGTGTTTTCCATAAGG ccctACTCTTCCCAGTTTGTTCAGCCAAGCCCATTGAACGCGAGCGCTGCTTTGGTGCCTCAAACCACCTGATGGAGCTGTTATCCAGGGACACACAAGACGGGGGGCCAAGGAAGCACTGCCCCTGTGCAGGAGATCTTCAGTGCCAGCACCTGGG GCGGGGGTCCATGTGTCTTAAAGGGGACGAATCGAGTGAAGAGGACATGACGGACTCGCTGTACTCAGAGATAGACTACGTACTGTAG